The DNA region GAGACCGACCGGGCCCGTGCCGTCGCCGCCCTCGGCGCCGAGCTGCGTACCGGCGACCTCAACGATCGTGGCTCCCTGATCGCGGCCGCAGAGGGAGCCCGCGCGGTCTTCTCGGTCCAGATGCCCGAGCTGAAGGGGGAGTCCCTCGACTTCGACGGCGAGGTGACCCAGGGGGTCAACCTGATCGAGGCGGCGCTCGCCGTGGGTGTGCCACAGTTCGTGCACTCCTCGGTCTCCGGCGCCGGTCAGCACGCCGAGGCCCCCGGCTGGCGCGAGGGCCGGTGGGCCGCCCTGAAGCCCTACTACGACGCCAAGACCGCCATCCAGGACCGGGTACGCACGGCCGGGTTCCAGCACTGGACCCTGATCAAGCCGGGGTGGTTCATGGAGAACTTCCTGCCCTCGATGGCCTATCTGCTTCCCCGGGGCATCGAGGGCGGGCTGGTGACCGTGCTCCAACCCGAAACCCGGTTGTCCCTGGTCGCGGTCGACGACATCGGGCAGGCTGCTGCGGCGGCCATCGCGGCACCGGAGCGCTTCCACCAGGTCGAGCTGGAACTGGCCAGCGACTACCGGACGATGACGGAGATCGCCGAGGTCATGTCGCGCGCCCTGGGTGTGCCGCTGACCGCGCCGAGGATGACCGACGAAGAGGCGGTGGCGGCCGGTATGCCGTCGTTCGGGGCTGTCTCGCACCGTTTCGTGGAGGTGGCCGGGCAGCCCGCCCGCCCGCAGTTCGCCCGGGACCTCGGCATTCCGCTCACCTCCTTCGAGGAGTGGGCCGCGCAGTACCTGTCCCGCTGAGTGCGGCCACGCGACGAGAAAGACCCGAGCCACGATCCGGGCCAGGACCCGGGCCAGGACCCGGGCCACGACCTGGGCCGCGATCCGGGCCGTGATCCGGGACAGGACTCGGGCAGCCAGGCCGCCGCGCTGGCCAGCGCGGCCGGTTGACCCGGTGATCGACTCCGTTTCGCCGAAACGGCGGTATCCCACCGCTCCGAACCCCGCCGTTTCGGCGAAACGGCGGGAGTCAGCGAAGCTCCACCGGAGGCGTCGGTACTGGCGGGATACCGCTCGGTCGGGATACCGCTCGGTCGGGATACCGCCACGCGGTCGAAAACGGCGGCGGCGATCCTGTCGTAGGGCTGCCGACGACAGGCCCGCTCGCTGCGTCGGGTGGGGCAGGCGGGCCCTGTCGAGCTGATGGCGCGAACGGGTCACGGCCCAGGTGGCAGATCCGTGGCCGCCGCGACGACGCCCTGCGGGATAGCACAACCGGTTCAGCTCGACAGGGGGCCACCCACCCCAGCGGCGAGCCCGGCTGACCTGCACCGCGTGCCACTGGCGGGCTGTGGAGTCAGATCGTGTGGATCGTGATGAGGTCTTCGAGTCCTGCAAGGTCGTCGGCGTTGCGGGTGTACACGGCGGCATCATGGGCGTGTGCGGTTGC from Micromonospora sp. NBC_01739 includes:
- a CDS encoding NmrA/HSCARG family protein encodes the protein MSNEPAPVLVVGATGRQGGATVRALRAAGVPVRALVRDPETDRARAVAALGAELRTGDLNDRGSLIAAAEGARAVFSVQMPELKGESLDFDGEVTQGVNLIEAALAVGVPQFVHSSVSGAGQHAEAPGWREGRWAALKPYYDAKTAIQDRVRTAGFQHWTLIKPGWFMENFLPSMAYLLPRGIEGGLVTVLQPETRLSLVAVDDIGQAAAAAIAAPERFHQVELELASDYRTMTEIAEVMSRALGVPLTAPRMTDEEAVAAGMPSFGAVSHRFVEVAGQPARPQFARDLGIPLTSFEEWAAQYLSR